DNA sequence from the Pseudomonas fluorescens Q2-87 genome:
CCGAACAGCACCTGCGCACCGCGCGCAATGAGGACGTGCGCTTCACCACGATCTCAAGCATCGCCTTGTACCTGCTGTTCGTGGCGGCCGTCAGCGGATTGCTGGCCTATATTGGTCGCCGGGATCTGTTGAATCTTTCCAGCAGCTACAGCGCCAGCCTGAAAATCCAGCAACAGAGCGCCCAGCGCCTGGAGAAGCAGGCCTGGCTGCGCAATGGCCAGACGCAACTGGCCGAACAGGTCCTGGGGCAACTGACCCTGAACGTGTTGGGTCGCAACATCCTGCAGTTTTGTGCCCAATACCTGGGGTGCGTCGTGGCTGTACTTTATTCGCGTGAAGAAAACGGCGTCCTGCAATGCGTCGCCACGTATGGCATGTCCCGGGAAGAGGAGGAACGGCACCAGGTTATTCTCGATGCAGAAGGCATTGTCGGGCAGGCCGTGCGGCAGGGGCATCCCATCCGCCTGGACGATGTACCGAGTGATTACCTGAAAGTCAGCTCCGGGCTCGGCCAGGGACTGCCCAACAGCGTGCTGGTGGTGCCGACGAGCGATGACGACCGGATCAATGGTGTCGTCGAACTGGGCTTCCTGCGGCCGTTGACCGAGCGTGACATCGAACTGCTGGAGCTGATTGCCGGCAATATCGGCACTTCCATCGAAGCGGCTCGCTATCGCCAGCGTTTGCAGGAGGTTCTGGCCGAAACCCAGCAGTTGAACGAAGAACTGCAGGTCCAGCAGGAAGAGCTCAAGACTGCCAACGAAGAGCTGGAAGAACAGTCGCGCATCCTCAAGGAATCCCAGGCCCACCTGGAGACCCAGCAGCAGGAACTGGAACAGACCAACGAGCAACTGGCCGAGCAGCGCGATGCCATGGACCAGAAAAATACCGAGTTGAACCTGGCCCAAATCCAGTTGCAGGAACGCGCCGAAGAGTTGCAGCGTTCGAGCAAGTACAAGTCCGAATTCCTCGCCAACATGTCCCATGAACTGCGCACGCCGCTCAACAGCTCGCTGATCCTCTCCAAGCTGCTGGCGGAAAACCCGCAGAGCAACCTCAGCGACGAGCAGGTCAAGTTTGCCGAATCGATCTATTCGGCCGGCAACGACCTGCTGAACCTGATCAACGACATTCTCGATATTTCCAAGGTCGAGGCCGGAAAACTCGAGGTCCGCCCGGAAAACACCAGCGTGCCGCGGCTGGTGGAGGGCTTACGGGATATGTTCATGCCGCTGGCGGCTGATAAAGGCCTGCATTTCGAGGTCCAGTTGCTGCCGGACGCACCATCGATGCTGTACACCGACCGCCAGCGCCTGGAGCAGGTGATCAAGAACCTGCTGTCCAACGCCGTGAAATTCACCGAGCAAGGGGCCGTCAGCTTGACCGTGGCCGGCCAGCCCGGCTCGGGCATTGCGTTCATCGTGCGCGATTCGGGAATTGGTATCGCCGCTGACCAACAGCAAAGCATTTTCGAGGCCTTCCGCCAGGCCGACGGCACGACTAACCGTCGTTACGGCGGCACCGGCCTGGGTCTGTCGATTTCTCGGGACCTGGCCACGCTGCTGGGTGGTTCGATCTCTGTTTCCAGCGAACCGGGGCAGGGCAGTGTGTTTACGCTGGTATTGCCTGAGCGCTACATCGAGCCCGGCGAGACGCCCCGGGCGCCCAGGACGTTCACCCCGACGGCGACTGTGTCGGCAACGGCTGCGCAAAAGACCGTGCCTGTGCCGTTGATTGCCGACGTGGAACCGCCAATTGCTCGATTCGCCGATGATCGGGACAAAGCCCCGTTCGATACCCGATGCATCCTGGTAATCGAAGACGAACCCAAGTTCGCCCGGATTCTGTTCGACCTGGCCCACGAACTCGGTTATCAGTGCCTGGTGGCCCACGGTGCCGATGAGGGCTTCGACCTGGCATCGCAACTGAGCCCCGACGCGATCCTGTTGGACATGCGTCTGCCAGATCATTCCGGGCTCACG
Encoded proteins:
- a CDS encoding response regulator, which encodes MKPSSSVDEQSFRKLLSRNISLPLGIGALSAVFFIVLITYLLSVIQWVGHTDRVINNANEALKLSVDLETGMRGFLLSGDEHFLDPYEIAKPRIAVALDTLLELTADNPIQTDRLHQIQALQVEWDKYAQGLIELQRSSGDYRGAVKAGHGKRLTDEIRKAFEDIVETEQHLRTARNEDVRFTTISSIALYLLFVAAVSGLLAYIGRRDLLNLSSSYSASLKIQQQSAQRLEKQAWLRNGQTQLAEQVLGQLTLNVLGRNILQFCAQYLGCVVAVLYSREENGVLQCVATYGMSREEEERHQVILDAEGIVGQAVRQGHPIRLDDVPSDYLKVSSGLGQGLPNSVLVVPTSDDDRINGVVELGFLRPLTERDIELLELIAGNIGTSIEAARYRQRLQEVLAETQQLNEELQVQQEELKTANEELEEQSRILKESQAHLETQQQELEQTNEQLAEQRDAMDQKNTELNLAQIQLQERAEELQRSSKYKSEFLANMSHELRTPLNSSLILSKLLAENPQSNLSDEQVKFAESIYSAGNDLLNLINDILDISKVEAGKLEVRPENTSVPRLVEGLRDMFMPLAADKGLHFEVQLLPDAPSMLYTDRQRLEQVIKNLLSNAVKFTEQGAVSLTVAGQPGSGIAFIVRDSGIGIAADQQQSIFEAFRQADGTTNRRYGGTGLGLSISRDLATLLGGSISVSSEPGQGSVFTLVLPERYIEPGETPRAPRTFTPTATVSATAAQKTVPVPLIADVEPPIARFADDRDKAPFDTRCILVIEDEPKFARILFDLAHELGYQCLVAHGADEGFDLASQLSPDAILLDMRLPDHSGLTVLQRLKEQAATRHIPVHVISVEDRVEAAMHMGAIGYAVKPTTREELKDVFARLEAKLTQKVKRVLLVEDDDLQRDSITRLIGDDDIEITAVGLAQQALDLLRANIYDCMIIDLKLPDMLGNDLLKRMSTEDICSFPPVIVYTGRNLTRDEEAELRRYSRSIIIKGARSPERLLDEVTLFLHKVESRLSHERQRMLKTARSRDKVFEGRKVLLVDDDVRNIFALTSALEAKGAIVVIGRNGLEAIERLNEQDDIDLVLMDVMMPEMDGFEATALIRKDPRWRKLPIIAVTAKAMKDDQERCLAAGSNDYLAKPIDLDRLFSLIRVWLPNMERI